tcatgaTGCATATTATATACACATGCGCAATCATGACATGTCACGTTCGTGCTCTGACACAGACTTGCGAAGAACGAGCCTGAGCGGCGTTCTCATTATACGAATTTTACTCTTCTATTATGATTATGCCTAAACGTATTTATGTGAAGATACGTGCACGTTGCGAATACCGTCTCGGACTGTCGGGCATCGGGGCGCATCGGCCAACTACCTACCCCGCATCGGGTTCGAGCCCGAGCTTGCAGCGAGCCGGTATTTTCCAAGCGGGCCGCCGCAAGCTCGAGCGCGGAATCACCTCGAGAAGTGCATCCCCGCCCCCGAGAGTCAGATAGGCGTTCTTGGTGAGAggaaaaaaacgtaaaatcGTGCTAACCGATGGTGATAAATTAAACTATCTAAGGTAAGACTTGTGCACTTGGCGAGTGGAGCGCGGCGAACTCTCGGAGTCGAGTTCCGCGAGGCTGACGACCGCGCGAGTCTAGAGATCAGTACATTGAATTCCAGTGGGCTTGATCCTCTcgtcctctcttctctctccttcccGCTTCCCGAGATCCTTCTCCTCGTACCGAACGCGATCGGCGGAGTGGCCTAGCCGACTTGGTCGAGCCCGAGCAATCAGGCGAGGTACAGCTCGGTCGGCGTTTGCGCGAGGTCCGGCTTGGTGCAGGCGCTACCCGTAGGCGAGGCCGCGGAGGCGCCGCTGCTCGCCCTGGTCGCGGCCAGCGGCGAGCGCGACGCTACGTCCGCTGTGCTGTCGATACTCCCACACAGCTGTTGCTGATGCTGATGCTGATGCTGATGCTGATGCtgatgctgatgctgctgctgttgctgctgctggagttGGCCCTGACCGCCACCGTTCTGGGAAGACGCCAGCGTGTCCCCGTTGCAATAATAGTACGTAGAATCTGTTCAAACAGAAGAAAGTCGCCTTAACTATGGGATACTGATAGTCCAACTGTTATAATAGTCCTGTGCTTTTCTATGTACAGTAAATTTTGCttgtcgattttttttcaatgtaccGCTATACATTTAACGACACATCTATGAATTGATCGTCCGCTTAGTACCTTGGTTCTGGTGCAAAGTCacaaacaattaaaatatgaTAAGAACGCCAGATTAACGACTTTTTAAACAAGCTGAGATTTTCGACAGGTTTTGACTATATTTTCAAGTGCTCATAACTTCGCATCCAAGCTTGCATCTTTTTCACGtagtaattttaaatatcatgGTACGTTACGATACAAGTGCGCGAAGTTGGTGATTTCTGAAAATTCCCGTTTGGCTCGCGACTCTCTTTACTCGTTTGATTTGAGATCCAGTTCCAGAATCGAGATCCAGATTCTTTTAGGATTTTTATATTACTAGGGTTCGACTAGGGTTCGATCAGAAGAAAAGAATAATCCAAAAGACGTTGCACGCCATGTCTtttggattattattattattattatttatttgtagtttcgtaaataattatatggcTTTTTATTCATAATGAATTGAATGAAATATGGTTAGAACAGGGAACCTCGATCGGAAAAAATGCTATGAAAGATTATTCGAATATTACGAGGTGCTGCTGTTTGGCATAATTGGGCTGGATGGACCCCTTTGTGCACGTTTCCGGAGACCCACCGGGACTGgaaagttgtattttttcgCAAGGATTCGAATTAGAGTGGTTAGAACAGCTAGCCTCGAATGCTATGAaggattttataaatattaaaagtttGCCAAATCGCGAGTGGTTAGAACACAGAGCTTAGATCGGGATGAGAAAAGTTATGAAGAATTTTCAGAGCGTTCAAATTTCGACGGCCTGCGTAATCGGGCTGGATGGACCCCTTTATTATACATGATCTAGGAGCTATCCACTTGGTCTagatcgttattttttttccaaggAATTAAATACGCTTGGTTAGAACAAGAAGCTTTGAGGGGACGTCCACAGTGGAGCATTTTCCGAACCTCGAGATTCTTCAGGTTCACGTTTGTGTATAAATTGCGTACATGTGCTAATCCGCGACAGTATACAACTCGGGTGTTGGAAGTTGAGTATTTCAAattgagggcacacctactAGACCaattttttctgattcttTAGGCCGTCTGAAGTGAGGAAATGTCTGCGTGCATCGCCGatcgcttgccaaacttttttgcggggcagttgaaattctcttatgggaattcaACATTGGGTAAGATGAGAGAAAACTTGTCACAATTCAACTTCACCCACTGAATGCGTATCTGAAAGcgtaatccaaaaatgtgttctACTAGGATTGAGGTATCTgaagagagctttaatttgagggctggtgggtTAAGAATGGTTGCCTaggtcaaaagttgtctaggcttaaaaatagtaaaaaatcacacagagtatgattttttatgaaaatccacggtttttcctttttataaaattcttattataacttttgatctgAGCGGTCAATTTTAATCACCTCAGGGCTctaattaaagctcttttcttctactttCGTTTTACAAACTTGGATTAACATTTCAACtttacgatcagctatatatatatatatatatatatatatatatatatatatatatatattgcgatgtgtttttgaaaaaactacTGCACCTAGGACCatgaaaaaagtaaatgaTATTGTTTAATATGCGTTTTGTGCGCGTAAGCGAGCTGAAATGTCTCCATGAACTAGAAAATGTATAACAAGTTCCATTTCTAATAGGGAGAGCCGCAATTCAGAccgttatcaaaaaatttgattGATGGGTACAGTGGAAACAGGGAGTAACTTCAGAGagttcaacaacaacaaaatcaaGCCAATCTCTACTTAGTCATTTAAAAGTACCTTTCCAGAAGCTGTCAAAGCGTATAACCTTGTTACCATGGCAATGAGTTGatacactgagaaaactagatattaaaatttactacatatgcaggaaacattactatattatatagtaacggacggttatacttgctttgtattaaattttactatctcagatagtaatttctatactgaaatgaaattttttaaaatttaattttattttgctggccaattttacgcgcttattcgattattattattattattgataattaatgttgttaagtgaaagaaataaaCGAAACAAAGAAATTTTTCTGCGGCGACGGGAATCGAACATGGACCTCTGGAATGGgagtcgagcgcgctgaccacttacccaaacagtactgttatgcactaaatttcaaatctgatatattaatcacatttactcatgagttaacattaataataaattggccaaaattaataaataatagcagcgaatgatattttatcacttaataatatcagaaatacaaaaaattatatttttgccCCAAGGTGCTAGATGTAGTCGTTTTCTCAAATGTACGTCGCAAAGAGACCCGTCCGTTACGAAGAGCGTAGTATCCATTACGCGTAATGCCACGATTATTTATAAGCCAAGCCCAGATTAAGTATAATGTGTATCGTAATCTTGCACGTATACATCGTGAGATTAGGCCAGGTATCTAAGTTGTCGCTGTATCCCGTGCACCGCGCATGCGCTATGTACTAATATTTTAGAATTAGCAGGTTTTAATCATTAAACCGGCTTTTAATAACTCACTCTCGTTAGCAGATTTCTTTGCTAGAAACCCGTTAAAAAGGTCGCTCTGATAGCAGGTTTTTAGCTAGCTAGCATTTCATGCTAATTTTTAACGGGTCTCACATATTTCTAGCTGGAAAaccgttaatatttttaccaggaAGCATAACCTCGAATTCAAAAtcctttataaaaaaaaaaaaataaataaaaaaaaatatacaaataaaaataaattgatatCAAAATATTGTGACCACCTTGTATGGATCTTTCAAATACAGTCAAAATTTGAACTACCAAGACAGGTTCtataatttatcaatataaaatttaagatATTACCATAAGCAAGGTATTTGGGAcaatcctctcttaaaaagaGATGACCGGATGTTGTGAACCCGTTAATAAAGCAATTGGATTGGTTGAAAAACGAATCTCCGGTCTGAATGTAGCTGCGATTTTGGTTGTTGAACTTCTACCCTCAGGAAATTTGAGCACGCAACGCGCATTATTGGATTTAGCTATGAAAAAACATGCGCACGTTCTGTTGAtcgattataaaaaataatgcttGAGAATCTCGGATCGTTATCTCGACCTGGACCTCACGAGCAacatgaaaattttcaactatGTTCATGTTCGTCGTAATCAAGGCTTTCTGTTCTAACCACTCTCACTTGATCGCGtgggaaaaatacaactttttaggCCCGACGGGACTCCCGGAACGTGCACAAAAGGGTCCATCCAGCTTAATTTAGCGGACCGGTAAAATCTCGACCTTCAGAAAGTCCTTTATGACTTTTCATGCGATAACAAACATAAAGCATCACGCAGTAAAAAGTACACTGATTTTACTATTCTATATTCATCGCaagtatatgaaaaaaatttaaaatgtcgtAAGAACGTTTGTAATTTGTACGTGTAATGCATGatgaaaatcgataaattcataGGCACGTCTCAGTATGTGAGATGAGTgacaaaattttgagaatTGTCGAAAAAAGAAATGGTGCAGAACGTCATGTTGACCCTAATCTATTCGGTACTCATACTCACTGTTTACTTACTGAGCAACCCGCTAGTCGCTGCCCCATAACTGTATCCTCCGTAGGGTGCGCTGGAATACTGGGAGTACGCCGCGCTATACGCGTAATCGCCACCACCTGAAATGAGCAGTCAATAATTCATTCTCACGGATCAgtcgatttattttttaagtaatCGCCGGCTACACGACAATAATCGACACATAATAGCGGATCAGGCACAAAGTATAAACAGAAATCCAAACGTTGCAAATAAGACAAATATGAAAATCGGTCGTCATATAATATGCGTAGCAATGTAGCAAATATTCAGGAGGGTTGTGGGATAAAGCTGTTCGAGGGTTTTATACTCACCAGTGGCGTAGTGTCCAAAACTAGGCAACATCGTAGAGTAGGGCGGAATCGCGGAGGCTACCTGGGGCTGCGAGACAGGCGGCTGGAGTACCGTGAGTCCAGGGTCCCCTCCCTGAGGGGTTTGGGGGGCCGCGGGGGCGGCGCTAGCCTCGTTCTGCATCGACATCGGTGGGCTCTGCTCGCCCCCGCCAGCCCCCACACCCACGTATGATACTGCCACGCTGCCACTCTCTCCTACGGGATTGGCCATGCACATAACACAACACAACATTCGAGTCAAGCCAACTAATTGCTAATGCCTTATATGACAAGCTAAGAATGACGGACGGATCTTTTGAGGGATACTATCATGTGGGATATGTAATTAGATTCGAGGTAGTTCTTGCACCGACTGACTCATACgcatcaatatttattttttaaataccatTGTATGCTGCAGAGGTATGTAGAGGAAGTCTCTGGATTCGTTGACAAATCGCCGTTTCCCACGAAGAGTAACAAATTACAGAATTCTCGCCGAAGTCTAGCACATTTCAGAGTAACAATTTTCAAAGATCTCGgcaattttctatttttacctttatagcacagactgctaaatcCGCAAGTCACGAATAgtcgagacttgcggattttagcagtctgtgctataaaattttatacgatacgcgtgacttaaatggttcagttatACACTAACTGcaccgtgtaaaaaagaaccatttaagtcacacgtatcgtcgtaatgtactattgaatatagaaatatttttaattttcaaatctgGTTAAAATACAGCTATTTATTAGTTCCAATATCCTCGACTTCTCGTTCTTTTTCTTTGCATaaggaagaataaaaaaaactctAAACTGCGCCGATATTCGCGGCGAAACTGTGAGCTGTGCTTTTCGTTACGCGTTACgggaaataaaatatgctgcTCTTTGTCGGACATTATGCCCTCTTCTATCGTATctattataaatgaaaaacctaTTCCTAAAGCGATTTTGCATACTGTTAAAGTATATAAGCTCGCTTTGTACTTCGACTAGTAAACAGTTCGAAATACCTGCACCAAGAGTAGGACAACTGATTTTTCTCATTCTACGCGCGCTAAGCTAGCGAGAGACTCGAGAGTTTGAcacgaaaactagcacaactcagaGTACCAAAAATGGGGGGTAATGCCTGAGAGTCGTGCTAATCTTCGCGGAATAATGAAACTGTGCTAGTCATTGTGCGCATTAGCGACGATGTGTACCGTGTAGAAATAAAGAACCTCAATGTAAATATGTCATTTGATTATGCAATTTGAGACAaatgagaaatttttttttaacttgtATACTTGGAaggatatatttttcatgaaaGATAAAAGCATAAAATGACATCTGTTATTTCCTGTGATTGgttaataaaagttttctaattcaTGTCATATAACAGtttttattcgattttcaGTAGAAACCGACGTGCCTTGGTCAGACGGTAGTGCGCATGGGTTTAAGCCAAATTACGAGAATGTGCAATTTCACTGTCTAATAAGCCGATATCACTTTATTCCCCAGCTACTAACTATGCATATCGTTGATGTTATTTATACTTGTTGtgcatttttcaataattaaaaTGTAGGTTATATTTACATCCCTCTTTTGTTCACTGAgaaaaatgatataataaaaattcaaataacttGAGTAAAAATTGCTATAATCTTACGTAATAGCGGGACATACTTGCactgttataaaaattactatattatacagtaatttttatactgagatgaaattttaaaaaattaaatttttttcttggtttatccATTTTACACGCTTATcggatattattattttacttacCTAAACAGAACTGTTATGTACCGAATTTCAgatctgatatattaatcacGTTTACTTGTAAGTTAACATTAATGATAATTTAACggaaatcaataaataatagcagcgaatgatattttatcacttaataatatcagataaacaaaaaattatagatttttaaCAAAAGATTATAGAACtttctaacctcaaattctggcacacggagaaattcttaaaatcatttttactatataatgtagcattttttaaagtacgtataacaatttttatgaccgaggatgttaaaaaagaaacttaTAAGAAAATATCTCATAGAGCGAGTATGTCCCGCCATTACTCAAgattatagtaatttttattcaagttattttaatctttattgtATCGTTTTTCTCAGTGTTGAAGTACAAAACCAGTGATATTTTGAATGTCCGTACAAATCGTACATGTGaacatttttgagaaaaagagTCGAATCGCAGATTATAAGTATCATTGGTCTACTCGACAATTGTAGGCTGGACTTCTTATTGATTGTCACAAAGTAAGGACAACACACGCGAAAAGATGCAGCATACCAATCGTGTACAAGGAATACCTCGCATAATTTTTAACACTGCTAAAACCAGCGATTTTTCATTCTCAACTTGTGGATAAGTGGGACGGGTATATGAGTGGAGTTCATTGCAAATCATACATGTTATACATATAAACGAATACGACGCAATAGTTAGACATAAATATGGATGTAAAGGATGTGAACAAGGACTGCAGTTGGGTCTTTAAATTAATTTGCGCTCCAGTGAGAAATTATTAAGCGCCCGTAAGATAAGGTGGCAAACTCACCGGTAGTATGGTAAGGAGACATGTTAGTCCCGTCCAACGTTTGGCTCAATTTTAGTTCTTGCATCGTCAGTGGTGCGAGCGGCGTCAAAGTACCTCCTGCCATTACACAATTATCCCcaaattttttcgttaattACTTTAATCACCGTTGATGCTTATTAAATCTTGcattatattgtataatgataaTGTTAACACAACGGGGCTCATAATGCAGACATCGAACATATTATTGTGGAACGATAAGCTAAATCAGTTAGATCCAAATGAAATGCAACTATTCTTACGACAGCGATGTCGCGACGATTGATAATTAGCAAGCATCGCTGCTTTCGCGATGCTACGCGCAGATGAAGTTCTTTTCGAGCACAGGGCAGGAAGAGATATAAGTATACCGACGAGAGTGCTACAGCGCGCTTTCACGGTTCGTTCGCCGATGAATATGAATTTCATGAGATGCACTCGCGCAATTGCGCGAATCGCTTCTATTTCCATGCCGCAACATCGCATTCTCTCCCACGACTTTACTTATACGTACGTCGCGAAGCTCTCCCAGAGTCTCGGCGCGGCTTTGGCTCGAACAAATTTTTCCCCGTTCCACAGTTTTCTGCTCTTTGTCATTACGGCAATATATTATGTGCATATCAAGTGAAAAACAAACGGTGCGAGATGCAGAAGGACGTTCTCGTCGAGACGTCGAAAGAGGCGTATAACGAGAATGGGGAAACATTACTTATAGAGCTGAGCCGGAAAGGGCGAAAAAAGGAGAAGGAAAAAGTAAGAGTAACGTTGCGAGGGCCTTGCGGCGTTCATCCCGAGCTGACTCCGGAAGCTTGCATAGGAACAAGCAGAGCGTACAAAGGACCAACCACCGAGTAAGCCACCGCCACCTTACCTCCGTTTCTTCGCATGCATTATACCGAAGCCGCGTATACTTAGTATACAGTAAAGTGCAAGCTGGGTCAGGCAGCGGCAACGCGAGGAGTTAAGAAGCGTCGAAGAGTCACGGAGTTTGGCCGTCGCTTTCCGAAGTAACTGTGCCGGATCAGGCACGtttatgtgcgtgtgtgtgtgtgtgtgtgtggagaaAGTATAAATGTACGTGACGCGTAGAACAATGATAGCGAGTGAGAATAGTGACTGACCTATGCTGCCTCCGATGGGGGGTGTGTAGAGATGCGGCGTCTGCGCCTGCGTCATGGTGCTGATGGTGCCTAGCGAGTCGTAGAGTTCCGCGGAGGTGGCGATAGTGTTGCCGGGGAATCCCCCGTGCTCGTAGTACCCGGCGTTGTTGGCGGCGTTGGCCTGGGGGCCGCTGGTGCCGTTGCCGCTCGCCGTTCCGCCGCCTCCGCTGCCTCCTCCGCCGCCACCGCCTCCGCCACCCCctcctccgccgccgccgccgccaccgccgagCTCGCTCAAGAGCTTGTGCTCGTCCTTGATGCTCCATTTGCTGGACCACAGCTGCGAAACGAGGATCAAGAGGAGCTTAACTATACCGGGCGACTTCGAATGGCCTCCCGATTATGTCCGCGCGCACTTACGTTGGAGTAGAGCTGGTCGCCGTTGTAGGTGTTCCTCTGCCTCTTGAGATCATCGTCGGAGTGGTCGGCCAGATCGCGATTATCATCTGGAAAAAGTCGTCAGGGAATGAAATGTGCGTCCGGCCGGCGCGCGAGCCTATTGTGGAGATCAAGCGCATTTGCCAGCGAAATCAATTATTCCCCGAGGGAAAAACAATGCCTCCCGGCGGAATAACGCTAACGCACGCTCGGGCGCTCCGTCGTATAACTGCGCAAATTTGATATTCGAGCGCGCGGCGGCCACTGCAGTATGCGGAGCCGCATAATGGGACAAAGGCTCCCGCTCGTATGTATGCATAGGTGCCGTTTGCCGGGCATCAAGACGCGGGCACAGATTAAACGTGCCCGACGCTAAATTGGATCTAAAATGGAAGAGAGCGCTCGACGCAGGGGGCCGAGGAAGGCGAGGAGGACGGCGAGGAGGACGGCGAGCCGATGCATCCGCGGGAGAAACGGCCGAACAGCTGAGACTATTATACATGTATCGGCTCGCGGAAAAGAGGGGCCGGCCGGCCTGTATGGCATTCATAGATAGCGAAACAATTTCGATTCCATTATATATACGTCTTTATTAGATTAGCTCGGCGCTGAATGCCAAGAGTTTAATTCGGAACGTGTACGTGCGAAGCGCGGGAAGGCGACAAGAGCTTGCCGTGCCGCATACGcagacgagcgagagagatcggAACGGAGATGAGTGCGGCGGCGTCAaagggaaagagaaagagaaacacgCGAGAGGGATGGCTCGGGGAGTATACGCGTTGGTTGGATATCTCGAATAATTAAATGACCATCCCGAGCTGGACGGGGGCAGGGGCTGCTAGCATAGGGCTCGTTAAACCTTCCTGTCAAGTTGTGATTGTCCGGGCGGCGGTAGTGGCGGCCGAACGTTCGACCGGGGGACGCTCGGGGGTTTGTTGCTGCTGGCGGCGACCGCTATAAAACCCGTTTCGCAGCGCGCACCACCAAtcctctctcccccccccccccctctctctctctctctctcgcacgcgcgcttGCACTTTGTGCAGACACTGTACGCCGAGCGGCCAAGCTTTACGATCAAATCGATCGGAATGAATATCCTCTGAATGCGACTATGCACGACCGAAACTATATATAGCGGTTTCGCACACAACGGGCAAACGTTACGTGCACGAACATAACCGACTCTCGCTTGGT
The sequence above is drawn from the Nasonia vitripennis strain AsymCx chromosome 4, Nvit_psr_1.1, whole genome shotgun sequence genome and encodes:
- the LOC100120909 gene encoding paired box protein Pax-2-B isoform X2; this translates as MDLSTAYRYNQNMMEYYTCHGGVNQLGGVFVNGRPLPDVVRQRIVELAHSGVRPCDISRQLRVSHGCVSKILSRYYETGSFKAGVIGGSKPKVATPPVVDAIANYKRDNPTMFAWEIRDRLLAEGICSQDNVPSVSSINRIVRNKAAEKAKHAHQQQQQQQQQAQQQGQQQQQQQQQQQQQQQQGPVSVIAHAPATAATAPNAYSISGILGIPAHHQDPNGNSIKRKRADDDDNRDLADHSDDDLKRQRNTYNGDQLYSNLWSSKWSIKDEHKLLSELGGGGGGGGGGGGGGGGGGGGSGGGGTASGNGTSGPQANAANNAGYYEHGGFPGNTIATSAELYDSLGTISTMTQAQTPHLYTPPIGGSIGGTLTPLAPLTMQELKLSQTLDGTNMSPYHTTGESGSVAVSYVGVGAGGGEQSPPMSMQNEASAAPAAPQTPQGGDPGLTVLQPPVSQPQVASAIPPYSTMLPSFGHYATGGGDYAYSAAYSQYSSAPYGGYSYGAATSGLLNSTYYYCNGDTLASSQNGGGQGQLQQQQQQQHQHQHQHQHQHQHQQQLCGSIDSTADVASRSPLAATRASSGASAASPTGSACTKPDLAQTPTELYLA
- the LOC100120909 gene encoding paired box protein Pax-2-B isoform X1, producing the protein MDQKFLPEFAEPTLTQSSDNGHGGVNQLGGVFVNGRPLPDVVRQRIVELAHSGVRPCDISRQLRVSHGCVSKILSRYYETGSFKAGVIGGSKPKVATPPVVDAIANYKRDNPTMFAWEIRDRLLAEGICSQDNVPSVSSINRIVRNKAAEKAKHAHQQQQQQQQQAQQQGQQQQQQQQQQQQQQQQGPVSVIAHAPATAATAPNAYSISGILGIPAHHQDPNGNSIKRKRADDDDNRDLADHSDDDLKRQRNTYNGDQLYSNLWSSKWSIKDEHKLLSELGGGGGGGGGGGGGGGGGGGGSGGGGTASGNGTSGPQANAANNAGYYEHGGFPGNTIATSAELYDSLGTISTMTQAQTPHLYTPPIGGSIGGTLTPLAPLTMQELKLSQTLDGTNMSPYHTTGESGSVAVSYVGVGAGGGEQSPPMSMQNEASAAPAAPQTPQGGDPGLTVLQPPVSQPQVASAIPPYSTMLPSFGHYATGGGDYAYSAAYSQYSSAPYGGYSYGAATSGLLNSTYYYCNGDTLASSQNGGGQGQLQQQQQQQHQHQHQHQHQHQHQQQLCGSIDSTADVASRSPLAATRASSGASAASPTGSACTKPDLAQTPTELYLA